In Silene latifolia isolate original U9 population chromosome X, ASM4854445v1, whole genome shotgun sequence, the following proteins share a genomic window:
- the LOC141620621 gene encoding uncharacterized protein LOC141620621, protein MAVNLVGSSTDNVEELRKFSEWLLEIGDGIAGGENDGEVDLELPADLLIQDVTNHIKTLVDVTYPDLLAQLWNPEYLQQRAILAPPHEIVESVNEYVLSLIKKDERIYLSFDEVCSDDRGTGDGDIHSL, encoded by the exons ATGGCGGTAaacctag TTGGTAGTTCAACTGACAATGTTGAGGAGTTACGAAAATTCTCGGAATGGCtcttggagattggagatggtatAGCAGGCGGTGAAAATGATGGAGAAGTTGATCTAGAATTACCAGCCGACTTACTAATTCAGGATGTGACGAATCATATTAAGACATTAGTAGATGTCACTTATCCGGATCTGCTAGCACAATTGTGGAATCCGGAATATCTCCAACAAAGAGCAATCCTGGCCCCTCCTCACGAGATTGTTGAATCAGTAAATGAATATGTTTTGTCGCTTATTAAAAAGGATGAGAGAATTTATTTAAGCTTCGATGAGGTGTGTAGTGATGACAGAGGTACAGGTGACGGTGACATTCACTCTCTCTGA
- the LOC141620622 gene encoding putative disease resistance protein RGA1, whose translation MDVAATLSVVQTLSAAAQCAKLKEVCSFLGKKPELDAFSNTVSDIKVLLLAVMDKQEVSHDVLLLLEELKDAVYDADDLLDEFVTIFGEKRLVEDGRVSEEVSLFFPRFDPLFVADNLGKRVKNIKEKLKATVSENDGFKYDVDFLPVRRRWQNTCSYVCENDVIGRDVDLTNIVGMLLDSKVQHDVSVLGIVGVEGVGKTALARLLYDDERVVKTFPLRLWTCVSDLDQEEFNVDEIIRKIVRSATDQKHNGSEMDQVYDQLMELIEGRKYLLVLEDVWTENREQWLKLVEVLKVGQSGSRILVTTRSRGAITETIRDCAIYELQGLSEENSWRLFEKTAFDDAIPSVNLVKIGQEIVKRCNNIPLSIRLVGSLLYGQDDSTWLSFQEYGFTKIRPGSNDIKPVLKLCYDHLKPELQSCLSFCAVFPKDFEIQKDLLIILWISQGFVVPLEESQSIEDAAEEYFSILLQRWFFHDVKKDEYGEIVSCKIHDLLHEFAREIHFSGKTRIRTFFQVGRMNQIPLNQLLETCNSLRTLVLRDSDIKTLPNSINKLLHLRCIDLSDNPCLEMLPNSITNLYNLQTLILRSCINLKELPKDLSRLVNLTVLDIAYCYRLAYVPSDLHKLIRLHTLSDYKVCVASSSSSECLDQLQGLKALVNLKGNLWLKLWFPRNAAYVKEDGVGDTYLKNKEHLKHIRFDIQHSQGDGAGDYETVLLEDLQPHSNLQGVVFSGYSSIRFPSWVREDNFSTVLPNLVRLEFVRCTKLQHLPWLGKLYNLKFLSLFDLPNLEYVETNPAGVQSGFPCLEDLRLSGLPKLKGFRNEIVEDDLPEDSSSSTKRRTKRMTRVKTRKPDQLSSLYLPQLKSLQIRECVELTSTIHCPRVEEMTLRIFNKKLSVKIASDPDVQKHLKLQSVITDNTTWLNSISTEAFHCLSHICIYWDKELESLSEVEGIFRSCSFSLKHLEICHCPKLTSLSGGLEHLSVLETLVLEYIANLHWTNSKDEGNQWQSLHQSLRSLELLSLPKIVNLPRGMQYLTSLRSLRISDCDELKSMPKWVSELVSLKKLDIQGCPHLSERYENFMGKDWPNTEHIRDVSVRW comes from the coding sequence ATGGATGTTGCAGCAACTCTATCTGTAGTTCAGACTCTTTCTGCAGCAGCGCAATGTGCCAAGCTCAAAGAGGTGTGTTCCTTCTTAGGCAAGAAACCCGAACTTGATGCCTTCAGCAACACTGTTTCTGACATCAAAGTTCTGCTCCTTGCTGTGATGGACAAGCAGGAGGTATCCCATGATGTGCTTCTGTTGCTCGAGGAGCTCAAGGATGCAGTTTACGACGCTGATGATTTACTTGATGAGTTTGTCACTATTTTTGGGGAGAAACGTCTCGTGGAAGATGGTCGGGTCTCTGAAGAGGTGAGTCTCTTTTTTCCCCGTTTTGACCCTCTTTTTGTTGctgataatttgggaaaaagggtTAAGAACATTAAGGAAAAATTGAAGGCGACTGTCAGTGAAAATGATGGTTTTAAGTATGATGTTGACTTCCTACCTGTAAGAAGGAGGTGGCAGAATACGTGTTCTTATGTATGTGAAAACGATGTTATTGGAAGAGATGTCGATCTCACAAATATTGTGGGTATGTTATTGGATTCAAAAGTCCAACATGATGTTTCAGTCCTTGGTATTGTCGGTGTTGAAGGGGTGGGGAAAACTGCTCTTGCTCGACTTTTGTATGATGATGAGAGGGTAGTTAAGACATTTCCATTGAGGCTGTGGACTTGCGTTTCTGATCTTGATCAGGAGGAATTTAATGTTGACGAAATTATTAGGAAGATTGTGAGATCGGCTACAGATCAGAAGCATAATGGCTCTGAAATGGATCAGGTGTATGATCAACTGATGGAGTTAATAGAAGGAAGGAAGTACTTGCTAGTGTTGGAGGATGTTTGGACTGAGAACCGCGAACAATGGCTTAAGCTTGTAGAAGTCTTGAAAGTGGGTCAAAGTGGAAGTCGAATTTTAGTAACAACACGTTCTAGGGGAGCGATTACTGAAACAATAAGGGACTGTGCTATTTATGAATTGCAGGGTCTGTCTGAAGAAAATTCATGGCGTCTGTTTGAAAAGACGGCCTTTGATGATGCGATTCCTTCTGTTAATTTGGTTAAGATTGGCCAAGAGATTGTTAAACGATGTAATAATATCCCTCTTTCTATAAGACTAGTTGGAAGTCTTTTATATGGTCAAGATGATAGTACATGGCTATCGTTTCAGGAATATGGATTTACCAAAATCAGACCTGGTAGCAATGATATTAAGCCGGTTTTGAAGCTTTGTTATGATCATCTTAAACCGGAACTGCAGAGTTGCCTCAGTTTTTGTGCAGTGTTTCCGAAAGATTTTGAGATACAAAAGGATTTATTAATAATCCTTTGGATCTCGCAAGGGTTTGTTGTGCCACTAGAGGAAAGTCAGAGCATTGAAGATGCTGCTGAGGAATATTTTTCAATTTTACTGCAAAGATGGTTCTTCCACGATGTGAAAAAAGACGAGTATGGTGAAATTGTGTCATGTAAAATTCATGATCTCCTGCACGAGTTTGCCCGAGAAATACATTTCTCTGGCAAGACCCGGATTCGTACCTTTTTTCAAGTTGGCAGAATGAATCAAATACCATTGAACCAATTACTAGAAACCTGCAATTCTCTTAGGACCTTAGTCTTGAGGGATTCAGATATCAAAACTCTACCGAACTCAATCAATAAGTTGCTGCATTTGAGATGTATAGATCTCTCAGACAATCCCTGCCTAGAAATGCTCCCAAATTCAATTACAAATCTCTATAATCTACAGACATTGATATTAAGATCATGCATAAATTTGAAAGAGTTGCCAAAGGATTTGAGCAGGCTGGTTAACCTTACAGTGTTGGATATAGCATATTGCTATAGGTTGGCTTACGTTCCTTCGGACCTGCACAAGCTGATTCGTCTTCACACCCTATCTGACTACAAGGTGTGTGTGGCAAGTTCAAGCTCCAGTGAGTGTTTAGATCAGCTACAAGGCCTAAAAGCTCTTGTCAACCTGAAAGGCAATCTCTGGCTCAAACTCTGGTTCCCTAGAAATGCAGCATATGTTAAGGAAGACGGTGTAGGAGATACGTATTTGAAAAACAAGGAACATTTAAAGCATATACGCTTTGACATTCAACATTCACAAGGTGACGGGGCAGGTGattatgagacggtcttactggAAGACCTGCAACCACATTCAAATCTCCAAGGGGTAGTTTTCTCAGGGTACAGTAGTATTAGATTTCCAAGTTGGGTAAGAGAGGATAACTTTTCTACTGTCCTACCAAATCTCGTTCGGTTAGAATTTGTTCGTTGCACGAAACTGCAGCATCTCCCATGGCTAGGAAAGCTATACAATCTTAAATTCCTGTCTCTCTTTGACTTGCCTAATTTGGAATATGTGGAGACTAATCCGGCTGGTGTACAATCAGGTTTTCCTTGCCTTGAAGATCTTAGACTTTCTGGTCTGCCAAAGTTGAAAGGATTTAGGAATGAGATAGTGGAAGACGATTTACCCGAGGATAGTAGCTCTAGCACCAAGAGGAGGACAAAGAGAATGACAAGGGTAAAGACGAGGAAGCCGGATCAATTGTCTTCTCTGTATCTTCCTCAGTTGAAATCATTGCAGATACGAGAATGTGTTGAACTGACATCTACTATACATTGTCCCAGAGTCGAGGAGATGACTTTACGGATTTTTAACAAGAAACTGTCTGTAAAAATTGCTTCAGATCCTGACGTTCAGAAACATCTTAAGTTACAGTCGGTAATAACAGACAACACGACATGGCTAAATTCAATATCAACCGAAGCGTTTCATTGCCTTTCTCATATTTGTATATACTGGGACAAAGAGCTTGAGAGTCTATCAGAAGTGGAGGGTATTTTCAGAAGCTGCTCATTTTCCCTAAAACACTTGGAAATTTGTCATTGTCCCAAATTAACAAGTCTCTCAGGAGGGTTAGAGCATCTAAGTGTCTTGGAAACTCTTGTTTTGGAATATATCGCTAACCTTCATTGGACCAACTCAAAAGATGAAGGAAATCAGTGGCAGTCTCTTCATCAAAGTCTTCGGTCCTTGGAATTATTAAGTCTCCCAAAGATAGTGAATTTGCCAAGAGGGATGCAATACTTGACCTCTCTGAGGTCTCTTAGGATTTCGGATTGTGATGAGCTGAAATCAATGCCGAAATGGGTATCAGAACTCGTGTCGCTCAAGAAACTTGACATTCAGGGATGTCCTCACTTGAGTGAAAGGTATGAAAATTTCATGGGGAAAGACTGGCCTAATACTGAACATATCCGCGATGTTTCAGTCCGGTGGTGA
- the LOC141620624 gene encoding uncharacterized protein LOC141620624, producing MCLTNLERSKIVESILQNSKNGKPGYGVMKKLVAQFSVGRKTITDLWIIAKEQRKNSIPVNVSSKKKGSHKKRRVLLDEEKLVSIDLLQRSTQETLVENLGVSQSTVSRWVAAKEINSHTNALKPGLTDKNKLARILFSLSHLQYHELTKRVVFKDQSNIVHIDEKWFYISKPTTRFYLGKNEVPPHRTVQSKHFIQKVMFMCAVTRPKYGPNGEVVFDGKLGIWPFVQTVPAKRNSKNRVAGTLETKNIESINKQVTKDMVINCVLPAIKAKWPSDLSKHVIIQQDNARPHFTNNDPDFKKAATADGWNIEMTYQPPNSLDLNVLDLGFFRSIQSLQQKKIFEIG from the coding sequence ATGTGCCTAACCAACTTAGAAAGATCAAAAATTGTTGAATCAATTTTACAAAACAGCAAAAATGGAAAACCAGGGTATGGAGTAATGAAGAAATTGGTTGCACAGTTTTCAGTTGGTAGGAAAACTATCACTGATTTGTGGATTATAGCAAAGGAACAGAGGAAAAATTCCATACCAGTTAATGTCAGCAGCAAGAAGAAAGGTTCACATAAAAAGAGAAGAGTGTTGTTAGATGAAGAGAAGCTTGTATCCATTGATCTACTACAAAGGAGCACACAAGAGACACTAGTAGAGAACTTGGGGGTGAGTCAGTCTACTGTAAGTAGATGGGTGGCAGCCAAGGAAATCAATTCACATACTAATGCACTCAAACCAGGTTTGACAGACAAAAACAAACTTGCTAGAATACTTTTCAGTCTTTCCCATTTACAATATCATGAACTAACCAAACGAGTTGTTTTCAAAGATCAGAGTAATATTGTTCACATAGATGAAAAATGGTTCTATATTTCCAAACCTACTACAAGGTTTTACTTGGGAAAAAATGAAGTTCCACCTCATAGAACTGTGCAGTCTAAACATTTCATACAAAAGGTCATGTTTATGTGTGCTGTAACAAGGCCTAAGTATGGGCCAAATGGTGAAGTTGTCTTTGATGGAAAGTTAGGCATTTGGCCATTTGTTCAAACGGTACCAGCAAAGAGAAACTCAAAAAACAGAGTAGCAGGCACATTAGAAACCAAAAACATTGAGtcaataaacaaacaagtaaccAAAGATATGGTAATTAATTGTGTGTTGCCTGCTATAAAGGCTAAGTGGCCTTCAGATTTGAGTAAGCATGTAATTATTCAACAAGACAATGCTCGTCCACATTTTACTAATAATGATCCAGATTTCAAAAAAGCAGCTACAGCAGATGGTTGGAACATTGAAATGACATATCAACCACCAAATTCACTAGACTTGAATGTCTTAGATTTGGGGTTTTTTAGGTCTATTCAATCTCTCCAACAAAAAAAAATCTTTGAAATTGGATGA